From the Hordeum vulgare subsp. vulgare chromosome 1H, MorexV3_pseudomolecules_assembly, whole genome shotgun sequence genome, the window CACCATGATCCAATGCATGGCACATCCTTTTGTTCATGGAAGGATCCCTCATACTGTGATGAACTGCTTGATGCTCTTCGTCATGATCCTCGTAATCAGAATCTGCACTCTGTTCATCTTCTTCAGCATCTCCACTTGCATCCCTCCTCGGATCATGCTCCTCTTTACATCTAAGAGCAACCTGTAGTGAGTGCTGAAGTGCAAGATCTTCAGGTAAATTCACACGGTTGTTGTTATGATAGGAACACATCATCTCATAGAATAAATGCTTCGAGTTCAATATCTTCCTTGCATCTTCTTTCATCTTGTCAGAAAGATTACTCATGCAATCAAGGAGTGCTGGATTGTCCACAACAGTGCAAGCAGTACCACGACCAAGGATATCTGTAAGCCTTTTGTATCTCTTGTTGAGGTCATTGAACTTGTCCTCGCACTGCTGTGGTGACACATTGCAGCCTCTTTCGCCCATGACCTTTGATATTGCTTTCCATTTGCCCTTCTTCTGCATTACGGTAATGTTCCTCCTCCCGCCGCCCAAATCTGCCCCAGGATCCTCCCCAGTGTAAGATGCTGCGGTAATCAAAAGCTTAACCATCGAACCAGTCCACTTCATTCGATGCCATGCTGAgcctttcttgcccttgccactCTGAGCATCAGTAGTATCCTCGGTCACATCATGCTCCTCGCCGTCACTGATGGAGTTCTTTATGAGATgattgtgctgctgctgctggtggtgatCCTTTTTTCCATGTTCTACAAATTGAAATCCGGATCCGGGGTTATCATGCTCTGTAGCCCGGTTGATAGGCATTGTGAAACTCCCTGGCATCTGAGATTGGTTGAATAGATGTTTTCCTGAGCTTGGAGCATGCATTTGCATGGAGTTACCATGTACATTCAAACTACCATAAGGAGTTCCTTGCGTCGGGTTTCCAGGAGGTAGGTTACTGCGGTCCATTTTCCCAAAATAATCACCCAGGCAGTTGTACTTCTTGTCAATACCATACAAAAGGCACAGGAGGTGCCACAGGTCTTCACTTCAATATCACAATATCGCCCTGCATAGTAATTTGGACAAATTATCAAAATCCTTGCACATGCATATTTGCACATCTGTATACTTCTCGATGTTGCCACAACCAAATACTAGTTAACTGACCAGCTAACTATTgcaagaaacaaaatgaaaaggcTGCCATGTTACGATGCCAAGGCGCTAAGAACCTACAGAACAAAAAGGTTATACAATATCATAATATAAGATGATAGGTTtaaaacataaccataacatgGTTGTTCATAAGCTGCTGTGGTGAATAGAGTTTGGGGCAGACAGCCTGTATGTCTGACGCATATTCAAATATGATATCCCATACACAAAATTAGTGCTTTAGTCCATGGCTCAGGGTTCTGGTCAAAATCAGGCTGTCAATAAACACTCAAATTTACTCGGAAAAAAAAACACTCAAATTCAGTTGATGCTCAAAGCACAATTAAATAAAAGAGTACAGTTGGACCATTCCCTTTTTCCTATGCAGCAAAAACAGGACAACTTTTATCTGTTGGCATTTTCAAGAGGTGGAGCCACACGCGCACTGATAAATAAACCTTTCTTTGTATACATTCACGATTTACCACATCTGGATGATACCTTCGCTGTGTCTGAACCTGAAGTACAGATGTGGTAGTCTGAACCTGAAGATCGTTTAGAAACTTCCATATTAAGTTTTATATCTGTCAAATTCATTAAGTTCATAAGCAATGGTTATCTTGAGGTTTGGTTAAATAAAGGGACACCCTGGGTTAAGTGAAAACCTAGACATGGACCGAGTTGAGGCTGCAAACTGAGTCTGGTTGGGACTCGTGGATACATGGGACGGAAAAAACTAGTCAGAGATGGATTTTGGTGCCATCCGACGGTCTATAACACTGCAATAAAGGCTGCTAGAGGTGATTTCTCAAGAATTAAAGGGGAGGCTTGAATGCAGTCTCCAATTTGTAAATATACATACAGGGTATGAATTTCAGCGTGCAAGGTTAATCGCAGCAGTCCATTAAAAAGGGATTGGAAAGCAAGAAAAATGTAAACATTACAATAAGAACACAGCATTTGACATGATGCTTACAGCCAAAGTAATTATAGAAATGTAGAAGTAGCTACATCTCCTCCAATTATGACACATAACCTAGTCTGTTTGAAATTTGGCTCATAAACTATGGCATACACTttcaacagaaaaaaaatgaaaccaCTGAAAGAAGAGAGTAGCCAGGAAAATTTGTAGCTTAATTTTAAATTGCAATATATAGGAAAACTGATGTTTAGCAACAGGCCAATAAGTTCGGCACAGCTAGAAAACCAAATCAAACCGTAGCATAGCCATACTGGAAGGCAATGCCAGCAGAGGTGGAACCGACATTTGCATTTCTGATGAGTGGCCAAATTTATTGTTGCCATGTGTCACCACTTCATGTGGAAAAACACTTTTTTCCTATgtatatttgtttttctgttgcaGGTATATGTGAAATATTACGTGCTTGGTATTTGGCTAGAAATTTCCTTTCCATTCTCTTTACAAAATGGAATTGCATAAGTCCAAAGGTGTATACCGAAGCTTCTCTTAAATGCCAGAAGGTGGGGATAGTCTCACAAGAAAAATTCAGTTGATACTCAAATTGCAATTAAATCCACTTCCAATGCGACAAAAACAGGACAACTGCTATCTGCTACATTTATACACTCACTGGCAATTAAACCTTTCTTGTATACATTCACCACATCTGGATGACACCTTTACTGTGTCCTGAGAATCAGAACCTACAAATGTGACAGTCTGAAGCTAAAGACTGTTTACAAACTTCCAtgcaaatttttatttgtccggcatatttactactccctccgtcccataaagaCTGTTTCTTTACACTGGTGTAGTGTaagaaacgctcttatattatgggacggagggagtattttcatAGGCAATGGTTATCTTGCAGTTCAATTAAAAAAGAGACGCCCTGGGTCAAGTGAAAACGCAGACAGGACCGAGATTCGGCTTTTAATTGAGTCTGGTTGAGTCGTGTGGATAGATGGGACACACAAATTAATTAGAGATGGATTTAGGTGGCATCCAATGGTGTATATCACTGCAATAAAGGTTGCTAGACGTGATTTCTCAAGAATTAAATGTGCAGGTTCGATGGCGCCTCTGATTTGTAAATAAACATGTAGTAAGATATTAACTTAACATGCAAGGTAAATCCCAGCATTCCATCACTAAGGAATTGGAAAagcataaattttaaaataaaaacaccacctatgtcatgatgcttgcaacCAAAGTAATGATACAAATGTGTAACTAGACATCTGCGAGTTGGAAAAATGCCAGCAGAGGTGGAACCGACATTTGCGATTTCTGATGAGTGGCCAAATTTATAGTTGCCATGTGTGTCACCGCTTCATGCGAAAAAACACAATTTATGTATgcatatttgttttgctgttgcaGTGTAAGGATTTGCATTAAATATTAGGAGTACGTTGGCTAGAAACTTCCTTGTCCATTCTGTTTACAAAATGGAATTGCATAAGTCCCCATGTATATATCAAAACTTGTCATGGTTGCCAAAAGGTGGGGATAGTATCACAAGACAAGGGTCCCAAATAAAAGTGATTTAATCGAGGAACCCATTTGAATCACCTTGCAGGAGATCACTTATTCTTACTACTCTTTATTAAGTAGGAGTTCTTACTAGAAGAATTTGAACCCTCCAGCCCTTCCCTGCATATACGCCCATTGCAGCGCCGTGAGGCCCGGCATACCGCCCACCCCCCTACCCCTGCCTCGCCAGGCATACCGGCTCCCACTTACCTCCGTCCCTAGGCATGGCTGTAACCCTAGACCTACACCCGCTGTACCATTTCCATCCTATACTGTCTACCGTATGTATTGCTACACCTTGTACTCTACTCTACTCTACTCTACTCTACTCTACTTGGTGAGGGGCCTTCAGAAATGGACGTCTACAATCAAGCTGGTGGAAATCAATCATGGTCGCGGGGCGATGCGGCGCCACAGTACGGCCGCTGCTCTTACCGTCCACGGTGACCGCCGGCTCCCTCCTCCCGCTTCCGCGCCGAGGCCTATCCGCTGCGGTAAGGTACCACGGCAGCGCTTCTCCCCGGTCGCCGACGTCCGGCGTCCTCGAGCCGCGCCAGTCCcgcggccggccggccggccactCCGCGGCGGTAGATCGGATGGGGTGGATGTGGGTGAGGGAGGATGGGAGGGGAGGAAGAACGGCGGGCGGGCGGGCagggggcggaggaggaggattccGGCGCCGGCGAGGGATTGGGGATCGGCGTTGggttgggagaggaaggagagtggATGTGCGACGGAATATGCGCCGAGATGGGCGATGTTAGCTGGgcctgggcctgggccacacacatcAAAACGCGGCCCGCTTCTGCTCAATCTACCCGGACTGTATTCCCTCCTCAAAAAACCCCTAAGAAAATATTCCCTCCTCAAAATATCTCAAAAAGAAATATCCCTCCTAAAAAAAAGAGCCGATATGTCTTTTTCCCGCCTTCGATGACTGACCCATGGAGCTATGTGAATCTACCAACGTACCCCACTTGAAATCGGATGTTTGATCGGCGTCGTTGCCTTTAGGTAGTTGTTGTCATGGAGCTCCGAAACTTCACTTGAACCGGATGTCTATGCGACAAGAGACTGTTGTGCAAGTCCATGGAATGTTGACTCCACGATTGGATCTTCTTTATGTTTATTTTTAACACCGGTGCTCTAATTTAGAGTCTACAAAAATTTTCGGGCTAGTGAAATAATTTCCTACCCATATACATTTTTCTTGTTGCCCATTGTGACATTTTATGTTATAAAAATGTGAAAAAGCAAACAACGAATACATAGTTATTTTCAACATGTGTGAGCATTTTGCTAATATAGGTGGGTTTTTTAATGAAGAGTGTGTGATTCTGAAAGAACATTTTATTACAACTTTCGTTTTTGAACTACAAAACATTATTAATGTAGATGATCGCCACTGCCATTGCCACAAGCTCTTCTCCAGGAAGTAAAAAATACATACACAATTTGTGGATAAATGTACTcatttaataaataaataaaatagaacTATTGCGTAACCAAAGtatatttttttctaaaataaTAATTGAACATTTTACCGGCTAAAAAATTATTGTACAGTATACAGTAGTATTTGTGTAAATAAAAAAATGTGCACGCTGACACAAGAAACTTCAAGTCTATTATCACATCTGCTACAAACCAAAGTTGgcaaaaaaaaattgggtttCCAACGGTGAAATATGCCAGAGAATACAATATCCACGACAAGATAGTGGCAAACATACAGCTGCTGCACATTCTAAGTCCACAACCATCAGGCCCGCTCGGGCGCAGGACAGTCGCATGAGTGCATCATCGCGTTCTAGTCTATCTGGGCGCCGGAGTCGACCATCGCCCAGCTCCAGCCGGTGCGCGCTTCCCAGACTGCCGCATCTCCTGCGCCTTCGCCAGCTGCGAGGTCAGGTCCTGATCCACGACGAACCAATCGGTCAGCACAAAGCACCCGCGGCATACAGAAATCATAAACCAGACATGGATCGACAAGGGTCTAAAAGGTGGCACCTTTTGCTTGAACGAGCCGTCCAGCGAGTGCAGGATTGTGTCGGCGAGTCCGTAGTCGATGGCCTCCTGTGCACGGAAGTACCTTGGGCCTCTCAGGAATTCTGCGAGCTCTTCCTTAGGTTTACCGACTCCCTTGGACACGAGCTCCAGGTAGTAGTCTGTGTTTGTCTCCAGCTCTTTTGCCTTGAGGACAAAATAAATATTCAGTGCATGGTGCAACACGGCAGTACCATGTCGCGGGTCAGATGTACTCATATCCGAAAGGAGAGTCGAGTTTCACCTTAATCCACATATCAATGGCAGCCCCACCAGATTTGTGGACCTTGGGCAGGTGCAGTTTAGCTGCAGTTCAGAAATGAGCATCAAGATATATTTAAGACTACCGTGTCAGAGTCAAATATGCATGTGGCCCAGGAATCCGAGAAAAGGGACATACTTATCGAATTTGGTAGCACTC encodes:
- the LOC123452589 gene encoding uncharacterized protein LOC123452589, with translation MDRSNLPPGNPTQGTPYGSLNVHGNSMQMHAPSSGKHLFNQSQMPGSFTMPINRATEHDNPGSGFQFVEHGKKDHHQQQQHNHLIKNSISDGEEHDVTEDTTDAQSGKGKKGSAWHRMKWTGSMVKLLITAASYTGEDPGADLGGGRRNITVMQKKGKWKAISKVMGERGCNVSPQQCEDKFNDLNKRYKRLTDILGRGTACTVVDNPALLDCMSNLSDKMKEDARKILNSKHLFYEMMCSYHNNNRVNLPEDLALQHSLQVALRCKEEHDPRRDASGDAEEDEQSADSDYEDHDEEHQAVHHSMRDPSMNKRMCHALDHGDAGFVTSSSNDGSGSLDPHGIALDINKALLDGTNLSVLRKELASQAIELRKRRLQIEAQELEVTEQRLKWERFRRKKDREIERMESENEDMLLENKRLELQLKHKELEVELKLKGNPDHE